A single Lolium perenne isolate Kyuss_39 chromosome 6, Kyuss_2.0, whole genome shotgun sequence DNA region contains:
- the LOC139832684 gene encoding protein ALP1-like, giving the protein MIKPASTNTPPKIKNSYRWFPYFRDCIGAIDGTHVTAKVLRSMFVTFRGRKHYISQNVLAAVDFNMRFTYVLAGWEGSAHDSSILADSLSRPGGLQIPEGKFYFGNAGYACRPGILPPFRKTRYHLNEFSPRHRPQNAKELFNVRHSSLRVTIERAFATLKSRFKILGWGEDEFFQEVVTFDEVETGHGVEAGDNEAWKEKRQE; this is encoded by the exons atgatcaagCCAGCATCAACGAACACACCACCCAAGATCAAGAACAGCTACAGGTGGTTCCCGTATTTCAGG GATTGCATTGGGGCTATTGATGGTACTCATGTGACTGCAAAGGTACTGAGATCAATGTTTGTAACATTTCGCGGGAGGAAACACTACATTAGCCAGAACGTGCTAGCAGCTGTGGATTTCAATATGAGGTTCACATACGTGCTTGCTGGGTGGGAGGGTTCAGCTCATGATTCGAGCATCCTGGCCGACAGCTTGTCAAGGCCTGGTGGGTTGCAAATCCCTGAGGGCAAGTTCTACTTTGGAAATGCTGGATATGCATGCCGACCTGGTATTCTACCTCccttcaggaaaacaaggtaccACCTCAACGAGTTCTCTCCCAGACACCGACCTCAGAATGCGAAAGAGTTGTTCAATGTGAGACACTCAAGCCTTAGAGTCACCATTGAGAGGGCATTTGCTACATTGAAGAGCAGGTTCAAG ATTCTAGGTTGGGGCGAGGATGAGTTCTTCCAAGAGGTTGTCACTTTTGATGAAGTAGAGACTGGCCATGGCGTGGAGGCAGGCGATAATGAAGCCTGGAAGGAGAAGAGGCAAGAGTGA